Proteins encoded within one genomic window of Macaca thibetana thibetana isolate TM-01 chromosome 3, ASM2454274v1, whole genome shotgun sequence:
- the MTERF1 gene encoding transcription termination factor 1, mitochondrial isoform X3 → MAPRNLWHMRSNFLFGSRCWMTRFSAEIIFKSVSFRLFGVKCRNADSEPSENEDLLNNLLTMGVDVDMARKRQPGVFHRMITNEQDLKTFLLSKGASKEVIASIISRYPRAITRTPENLSKRWDLWRNIVTSDLEIVNILERSPESFFRSNNNLNLENNIKFLYSVGLTRKCLCRLLTNAPRTFSNSLDLNKQMVDFLQATCLSLGHNDPTDFVRKIILKNPFILIQSTKRVKANIEFLQSTFNLNSEELLVLICGPGAEILDLSKDYARRSYTNIKKKLFSLECTEEEVQKFVLSYPDMIFLAEKKFNDKIDCLLEENVSISQIIENPRVLDSSISTLKSRIRELVNAGCNLSTLNISLLSWSKKRYEAKLKKLSRLA, encoded by the coding sequence ATGGCACCAAGAAACCTCTGGCATATGAGAAGTAACTTTCTCTTTGGTTCAAGATGTTGGATGACCCGATTTTCAGCAGAAATCATCTTCAAATCAGTTTCATTTAGACTTTTTGGTGTGAAGTGTCGTAATGCAGACAGTGAGCCTTCGGAAAATGAGGACCTACTGAACAACTTACTTACTATGGGAGTAGATGTTGACATGGCAAGGAAACGACAGCCTGGAGTTTTTCATAGGATGATTACCAATGAGCAGGACCTGAAGACGTTCCTTCTTTCCAAAGGAGCTAGCAAAGAAGTGATTGCTAGCATCATATCAAGATACCCACGAGCAATAACACGTACTCCTGAGAATCTTTCAAAACGGTGGGATCTGTGGAGAAATATTGTGACATCAGACCttgaaattgtaaatattttggaACGTTCTCCTGAATCCTTTTTTCGGTCCAATAACAACTTAAACTTAGAGAATAATATAAAGTTCCTCTACTCAGTTGGATTGACCCGTAAATGCCTTTGTCGATTGTTGACCAATGCCCCTCGTACCTTCTCCAATAGTCTTGATCTGAATAAACAGATGGTTGATTTTTTGCAGGCAACCTGTTTGTCATTGGGTCACAATGATCCCACAGATTTTGTcaggaagataattttaaaaaacccttttaTCTTAATTCAGAGCACCAAGCGGGTAAAAGCTAACATTGAATTCTTACAGTCAACTTTCAACTTGAACAGTGAGGAACTGCTGGTTCTGATATGTGGTCCAGGAGCTGAAATCCTAGATCTTTCCAAAGACTATGCCAGAAGAAGCTACACAAATATCAAAAAGAAGCTGTTTTCTCTTGAATGTACTGAAGAAGAGGTACAGAAGTTTGTCTTAAGCTATCCAGATATGATCTTCTTGGCAGAGAAGAAgtttaatgataaaatagactgcCTCTTAGAAGAAAACGTTAGTATTtcacaaataattgaaaatcCTCGGGTTCTGGATTCAAGCATAAGTACTTTAAAAAGTCGAATCAGAGAATTGGTAAATGCTGGCTGTAACTTGAGTACTTTAAACATCAGTCT
- the MTERF1 gene encoding transcription termination factor 1, mitochondrial isoform X1, whose protein sequence is MHFRGQLFSSLSRGMQSLSLRQTSTSKGLNYLTVMAPRNLWHMRSNFLFGSRCWMTRFSAEIIFKSVSFRLFGVKCRNADSEPSENEDLLNNLLTMGVDVDMARKRQPGVFHRMITNEQDLKTFLLSKGASKEVIASIISRYPRAITRTPENLSKRWDLWRNIVTSDLEIVNILERSPESFFRSNNNLNLENNIKFLYSVGLTRKCLCRLLTNAPRTFSNSLDLNKQMVDFLQATCLSLGHNDPTDFVRKIILKNPFILIQSTKRVKANIEFLQSTFNLNSEELLVLICGPGAEILDLSKDYARRSYTNIKKKLFSLECTEEEVQKFVLSYPDMIFLAEKKFNDKIDCLLEENVSISQIIENPRVLDSSISTLKSRIRELVNAGCNLSTLNISLLSWSKKRYEAKLKKLSRLA, encoded by the exons ATGCACTTTAGG GGACAGCTGTTCTCCAGCCTTTCTAGAGGGATGCAGAGCCTTTCCTTAAGACAAACAAG CACTTCAAAAGGTTTGAACTACCTAACCGTTATGGCACCAAGAAACCTCTGGCATATGAGAAGTAACTTTCTCTTTGGTTCAAGATGTTGGATGACCCGATTTTCAGCAGAAATCATCTTCAAATCAGTTTCATTTAGACTTTTTGGTGTGAAGTGTCGTAATGCAGACAGTGAGCCTTCGGAAAATGAGGACCTACTGAACAACTTACTTACTATGGGAGTAGATGTTGACATGGCAAGGAAACGACAGCCTGGAGTTTTTCATAGGATGATTACCAATGAGCAGGACCTGAAGACGTTCCTTCTTTCCAAAGGAGCTAGCAAAGAAGTGATTGCTAGCATCATATCAAGATACCCACGAGCAATAACACGTACTCCTGAGAATCTTTCAAAACGGTGGGATCTGTGGAGAAATATTGTGACATCAGACCttgaaattgtaaatattttggaACGTTCTCCTGAATCCTTTTTTCGGTCCAATAACAACTTAAACTTAGAGAATAATATAAAGTTCCTCTACTCAGTTGGATTGACCCGTAAATGCCTTTGTCGATTGTTGACCAATGCCCCTCGTACCTTCTCCAATAGTCTTGATCTGAATAAACAGATGGTTGATTTTTTGCAGGCAACCTGTTTGTCATTGGGTCACAATGATCCCACAGATTTTGTcaggaagataattttaaaaaacccttttaTCTTAATTCAGAGCACCAAGCGGGTAAAAGCTAACATTGAATTCTTACAGTCAACTTTCAACTTGAACAGTGAGGAACTGCTGGTTCTGATATGTGGTCCAGGAGCTGAAATCCTAGATCTTTCCAAAGACTATGCCAGAAGAAGCTACACAAATATCAAAAAGAAGCTGTTTTCTCTTGAATGTACTGAAGAAGAGGTACAGAAGTTTGTCTTAAGCTATCCAGATATGATCTTCTTGGCAGAGAAGAAgtttaatgataaaatagactgcCTCTTAGAAGAAAACGTTAGTATTtcacaaataattgaaaatcCTCGGGTTCTGGATTCAAGCATAAGTACTTTAAAAAGTCGAATCAGAGAATTGGTAAATGCTGGCTGTAACTTGAGTACTTTAAACATCAGTCT
- the MTERF1 gene encoding transcription termination factor 1, mitochondrial isoform X2, with amino-acid sequence MQSLSLRQTSTSKGLNYLTVMAPRNLWHMRSNFLFGSRCWMTRFSAEIIFKSVSFRLFGVKCRNADSEPSENEDLLNNLLTMGVDVDMARKRQPGVFHRMITNEQDLKTFLLSKGASKEVIASIISRYPRAITRTPENLSKRWDLWRNIVTSDLEIVNILERSPESFFRSNNNLNLENNIKFLYSVGLTRKCLCRLLTNAPRTFSNSLDLNKQMVDFLQATCLSLGHNDPTDFVRKIILKNPFILIQSTKRVKANIEFLQSTFNLNSEELLVLICGPGAEILDLSKDYARRSYTNIKKKLFSLECTEEEVQKFVLSYPDMIFLAEKKFNDKIDCLLEENVSISQIIENPRVLDSSISTLKSRIRELVNAGCNLSTLNISLLSWSKKRYEAKLKKLSRLA; translated from the exons ATGCAGAGCCTTTCCTTAAGACAAACAAG CACTTCAAAAGGTTTGAACTACCTAACCGTTATGGCACCAAGAAACCTCTGGCATATGAGAAGTAACTTTCTCTTTGGTTCAAGATGTTGGATGACCCGATTTTCAGCAGAAATCATCTTCAAATCAGTTTCATTTAGACTTTTTGGTGTGAAGTGTCGTAATGCAGACAGTGAGCCTTCGGAAAATGAGGACCTACTGAACAACTTACTTACTATGGGAGTAGATGTTGACATGGCAAGGAAACGACAGCCTGGAGTTTTTCATAGGATGATTACCAATGAGCAGGACCTGAAGACGTTCCTTCTTTCCAAAGGAGCTAGCAAAGAAGTGATTGCTAGCATCATATCAAGATACCCACGAGCAATAACACGTACTCCTGAGAATCTTTCAAAACGGTGGGATCTGTGGAGAAATATTGTGACATCAGACCttgaaattgtaaatattttggaACGTTCTCCTGAATCCTTTTTTCGGTCCAATAACAACTTAAACTTAGAGAATAATATAAAGTTCCTCTACTCAGTTGGATTGACCCGTAAATGCCTTTGTCGATTGTTGACCAATGCCCCTCGTACCTTCTCCAATAGTCTTGATCTGAATAAACAGATGGTTGATTTTTTGCAGGCAACCTGTTTGTCATTGGGTCACAATGATCCCACAGATTTTGTcaggaagataattttaaaaaacccttttaTCTTAATTCAGAGCACCAAGCGGGTAAAAGCTAACATTGAATTCTTACAGTCAACTTTCAACTTGAACAGTGAGGAACTGCTGGTTCTGATATGTGGTCCAGGAGCTGAAATCCTAGATCTTTCCAAAGACTATGCCAGAAGAAGCTACACAAATATCAAAAAGAAGCTGTTTTCTCTTGAATGTACTGAAGAAGAGGTACAGAAGTTTGTCTTAAGCTATCCAGATATGATCTTCTTGGCAGAGAAGAAgtttaatgataaaatagactgcCTCTTAGAAGAAAACGTTAGTATTtcacaaataattgaaaatcCTCGGGTTCTGGATTCAAGCATAAGTACTTTAAAAAGTCGAATCAGAGAATTGGTAAATGCTGGCTGTAACTTGAGTACTTTAAACATCAGTCT